The following DNA comes from Crateriforma spongiae.
AAAACGGTTTGTGGCTTTCCCGATGTGTCGGTAAACGTCACCGGCACCTGTTGTCGTCGCCGCAGACGTCGTGACTGTTCGGCGGACACCTCGATTTCAATTTTGATCGGGTCCATCATCTGAAGCTTCAGAACGGGTGATCCCGCACTGACAACGCTGCCTGGAACAACGTCGACTTCGGAGATTTGTCCCCGATATCCGCCGTATAGAACAGTGTTTTTCAAATCACGACGCGCATCGGCTAGTGCTTGCTGGGCGCGTTGGACATTGGCTTTCGCCGATCGCAGTTCAGCCGACGCTTGTTTTAGTGTCGAATTCAGCGACGACAGTCGCGCCTTTTCTTGGGCGACCCGATTGGCGGCCGCGTCGTAGTCGGCTTCGGCGATCGCGCTTTGGCGTCGCAGTTTGGATGCTCGTTCAAATTCATCGGCGGCAAGCTTCGAATCCGCCTCGGCCGACCGGATATCAGCAGGCAACGTTTCTTTCAGACGGATTTCGGCGATCTCTTCCTGAAGTTTGGCAACTTCCAAATCGGCTTCCGCCGAAGCGACGGCGACCTCGTACCGATCCGGATCGATCTTTGCCAGCGGCGTGCCTTCGGCGATCACGTTGCCGTCGGCGTCTTCGACGTGTCCGGAAATGTTCTGGCCGGGTTCCAGCACCCATTGCACCCGACCGGGAATTTCAAAGCCGATGGATTCTGTTTTCCATGACTTCACAGTGCCGGATGCGGAAAAGGAAACATCCGGCGTGCTTCGCGTCAGCGTCATCACGCTGACCGGCAGCGGTGGTTTTTCGGTCGGCAGCGGCGGAGGTTCTTCACAGCCCAGAGCCGCCAATCCAAGGACCGTCGCGATTGCCCACCGGGGCCCAAGATTTCCACGCATGAATCGGTTTCAGTCAACGCAAAATGGCGAAACAATGGATGCCGCGACAACCTGTCGCGTGCGGTCAGCGGAACAACAGACGCCACCGCCTGGAGCCGACGAAGTAAACTGAGTGGTGTACTTTCGTTGTGCCGAAAAGTATACTACTCGGTTTAGTTATGGCAAGTCGAAAGATGGGGCGGGAAATGGC
Coding sequences within:
- a CDS encoding efflux RND transporter periplasmic adaptor subunit, coding for MRGNLGPRWAIATVLGLAALGCEEPPPLPTEKPPLPVSVMTLTRSTPDVSFSASGTVKSWKTESIGFEIPGRVQWVLEPGQNISGHVEDADGNVIAEGTPLAKIDPDRYEVAVASAEADLEVAKLQEEIAEIRLKETLPADIRSAEADSKLAADEFERASKLRRQSAIAEADYDAAANRVAQEKARLSSLNSTLKQASAELRSAKANVQRAQQALADARRDLKNTVLYGGYRGQISEVDVVPGSVVSAGSPVLKLQMMDPIKIEIEVSAEQSRRLRRRQQVPVTFTDTSGKPQTVFGLVYVIDPSADPATRTFTVTLLVLNSQYRDPLPKGIQGKHVARTQDVWPLDVNSIIGVEPGTHLVEEQAIETVDGQHFVYLMTNAVKGQSIPDIVKLQRREVEMLPLRIPYLGNWVFRQVRFVETPPGPDSLLAGALEFPNEDRDQWDGCTLVFDAGPQWMLRPGDLVSVNLSTRKAEDGFFVPLDCIHEESGTTSLFVLRSEGDQEIAHRVKVNVILPDHVEAGTMVQVQAIEPESITQGDQIIVGGVHYLNDGQVVTVRKGESW